GTGGACGGCCTCCACCAGGAACTTCGCGGCGTCGGGGTCCGTGGGCGGGAGGATGCCGTGGCCCAGGTTGAAGATGTGCCCTTCGGGGCCCGCGCGGCGGAGGATGTCCTTCACGCGGCCGTCCAGCTCCTCGCGGGGGAGGAACAGGTGCAGCGGGTCCAGGTTGCCCTGCACCGCCACGTCCGGCCCCAGCACCTTCCGGCCCTCGTCCATGGGCAGCGTCCAGTCCAGGCCCACCACGTCCGCGCCGGTGCTCTTGAGCAGCGACAGGTGCGAGGACATGCCCACGCCGAACACGATGACGGGCACGCCGGTGGCCTTCAGCTCGGACACCATGCGCTTGAGGTAGGGAATGCAGAAGCGCTCGTAGTCCCATGGCGACAGCGCGCCGCCCCACGAGTCGAAAATCTGGACGATGCTCGCGCCCGCCTCCACCTGCATCTTCAGGTAGGGGATGAGCGTGTCGGTGAGCTTGCCGAAGAGGCGGTGCGCCAACTCGGGCTGCTCGAACATCAGCCGCTTGATGAGGATGTAGCTCTTGGAGCCGCCCCCCTCCACCATGTACGCGGCCAGGGTGAAGGGCGCGCCCGCGAAGCCGATGACGGGCACGGAGTCATTGAGTGCCTTGCGCGTGCGGCGGATGGCCTCGGCCACGAAGCCGGTGCCCTCCACCGGGTCCGGCACGCCCAGCTTGTCGATGTCCGCCGCGGAGCGCACGGGGTCGGGGAAGTGCGGCCCCTTGTCCCCCAGCTCCAGGGTGATGCCCATGGCCTCCACGGGGATGAGGATGTCCGAGAAGATGATGGCCGCGTCCACACCCAGGCGCGTCACCGGCTGGACGGTGACTTCCGCCGCCAGGTCCGGGTGCTTGCACAAGTCCAGGAAGGCGATGTTGCCGCGGATGGCCCGGTACTCGGGCAGGTAGCGGCCCGCCTGGCGCATCAGCCATACCGGCGTCGTGTCTGTGGGCTGGCGGCGCGCCGCGCGGAGGAGTCGGTCGTTCACTTCGAACCTCGGAGTGGGCCCCGCGCCAGGCGGGGCGAATGAAACAGGTGCGGTCAGCGCTGGCTCCACGCCAGCGTCTGGCGCAGCGGCCCGGTGCCTTCGTCCACGAACAGCAGACGATTGGCGCCGTCCTCCCAGTCAAAAGAGCCCTGGGAGCCGCCGCGCAAGAGCTTGTACTCGAAGACGGCGCCCACTGGCAGCGACAGCGCGAAGCCCTCGGGCCCTGGACGAAGCGAGCGCTCGGGCTTCCACCCGCCCATCTCCGGCCCGCTGCCCACCAACCGCACCGACGGGTCCCCCACGGCCAGCTCCACCTGGCGCCGCGTGCCCAGCCCCCGCCACCGCAGACCCGCGAGCTTCGCCGCCGTGGCGAAGCCGCCCGCCGCCGGAGGCGTCAGCCGCGCCAGGGCCACCTCGCCGGCGGGCACGCGCATGAAGCCCGCGCCCCCGGCGGCCAGCGGCGGCGCCAGGGCCAGCGGCTCCAGCTTCGCGCCGGCCAGCCCGTCGGGCAGCGGCACGTCCACGGCGCTGTCACGGGTATTCACGGCGATGACGACAACCTCGTCGGCGGTGACGCGGGCGTAGGCAAAGAGGTCCTCCCGGGCGGCGAGAATCATCGTCTCGCCACGCTGGAGGGCCGCACTGCCTCGACGCAACGCCAGCAACCCGCCAATCCACGACCGCAGCGGGTGGTTCGTGAAGCGCATATCCCCCCGGTTCTCCGGCTCCTTCGCGCCCGTCAGGCCCTCCTCGGTGCCGTAGGTGAGCGCCGGCACGCCGCGCGCGGTGAGCTGCACCGCCAGCGCCCGCTTCACCCGCTCCACGTCACCACCGCACTCGCTCATCACCCGGGGCAGGTCGTGGTTGTCCACCATCGTCACGAGCGAGCCCGGCGCCGGGTATAGCCGGTCGTTGAAGAGGATGGCGCCCAGGTGCGACGGGGAGCGGTCCCTGCAAAAGACGTCCACCAGCGCGAAGGCCAGCGGGAAGTCGAACATCGTCCCGAAGCGGCCTTCCTTCATCGTGTTCGACAGCAGCACCGGGTCGCCGTCCAGCATCTCCCCCAACAGCAGGAAGTCCGGCCCCGCGTGCTGGCGCAAGTCGTCGTTGTAGCGAGCCCAGAAGGAGGTGGGCATGTGCTTCACCGCGTCCAGCCGGAAGCCCGCGGGCTGGAGCACGTCCACCCACCGGCGCGAATGCGCCAGCAGGTGCGCGTACACATCTTCCTTCTCCACGGCGAGGTCCGGCAGGCCGTGCACATCTCCCATCACCAGCTCGCGTGAATCGCCCCAGTCCTTGATGGGACCCAGGCCGTGGAACCAGTCAGGCCGCTCACGCGACAGGCGCGTCCCTGGCCCCACGTGGTTGAGCACCACGTCCAGCACCAGCCGCATGTCCCGGCGGCGCAACTCCGCCGCCAGCGTCTTCAGCAGGGCCTCGTCTCCGAAGCGCGGCTCCACCCGGCCGAAGTCCTCCACCCAGTAACCGTGGAAGGCGCCGTACCCATGGAACTTGTCGGTGCGCATCTGGAAGACGGGTGAAAGCCACACCGTGCGGACACCGAGCTGCTGCAGCCCGTCCAGTCGGTCAATGACGCCTTGCAGGTCTCCGCCGTGAAAGGCCTGCGCGTCCTCCAGGTCCACTGCACCGTCGTTCTTCGGGTCTCCATTGGAGAAGCGGTCCACCATCACGAAGTAGACCGCGTCTCCCGCCGGCGGCTCCCACGAACCCCGGTAGGGCTCGGGCACGGCCGGCGTGCCCGTGCCCGGCTCGATGCCCGGTCCGGCCGGCGCGTCGAGACCCGGCACCGTGCCCGGACCACCGTCCGTGTCCGGCACCAGGAAGGGCGAGGCAAGGAAGGAGTCGAACAGCGCGCCCGCCTGCCCGGCGATCTGCGTGGCCACCTCCAACTGTGCATCGTCCTCGCGCTGCTGGTCGAACTGAAGCGCCGCGCCGTAGTCCTGGGTGACGACGGTGGGCGCCATGGCGGAGTCCGCCCGCGCGCCCGTGGTCCGCACCGAGATGTCCCACGAGAAGCGGCCCCCTACCTGGCTGAAGAACGACACCCGCGTCTCCACCAGCAGGTGCAGCGGCGCCTCCGGCGTCAGCGCCTTCAGCATCTCGAAGCGGCGCTGCGAGTCGCGCACCTTCGCGAAGTAGGCGGCGTAGTCCGCGTAGGGCACCACCTCCACGCGCAGGTTGCGCCTGGCCAGGGTCTCCGCGATGCGCTGCTTCAGTCCTTCCGGGACGTCCGCCACCACGCCGGCCCGCCTCGCATCATCCCGCACGTAGGCCACGGCGACCACCGTGCCGCTGGGCGCCAGGGGCGGAGGCGCCGCGCGAGGCAGACACGCCGCGAGCGTCACCGCGGCCAGCGCCGCTGTGAGGGAGACCACCACGCTCCATCGCCTTGTCAGAACCATCCTTCGGCCTCGATCGCGACCACCGAGTGCCAGTGACGCTCGGGGCCGACGTAAACGTTGTACTGGTCCAGGCTGTCCACGAAGGAGTTGCCGAACGCCGCATGTTGGGTGGAGCGCTGGAGCCCGTACAGCAGCCGCAGACTGGGGCGCGCGTAGATGCTGCGGCCCGTGGGGTTGAGCACCACACCGGCCTTGAACTGCCAGGTGTCGCGCGTGTCGCTGTCACCGAACTCCAGGCCGCGCGCGTCCGCCATGCCGTCGGTGCTGGTGAACACCGAGTCCACATGGTTGCGGTAGAGATTGCCGTTCAGGCTCTTCTCGCGCGCGACGCTGCTCTCCACCAGGAGGTGAACCTTGTCGGTGAGGAAGTACTGGAGGCGGAGCACCGTGGAGGCGATGACGCGGTTGTCCTCACCCGCGGCGATCTTGTTGTCCTTGTTGAACGAGTAGCCAGCCCACACGCCCCAGAGCGCCTCCAGCTTGTCGGGGATGATGCGCAGGTAGGCCTCGTTGCCGAGGTTGCCGTCGTAGCGCTCGTCGGTCTGGTCCGTGACGTACACGGTCCAGTCCCGGCCCCGGAAGTTCTCCGTGTAGAAGGGCTGCGGATGGCGCTTCTCGAACGTCAGGTACAGGTTGCTCCACACCAGCGGCCCCACCCCGCCGAAGCCCACGTAGCCCATGGCCCGGTACGACAGCGCGCTGCGCGCCTTGAGGTCCGGGACCAGGTCCTCCGCGCCCGGGTTGGCCTCGAAGTAGCGCCGCACCACCTCGCGCCGCGCGAAGTTCTCGTAGCTGGTCCCGGGCGACGCGTAGAGCGCGTTCCGGTTGCCGCGCACCGCGGGCTCGTAGCCCACCTGGCCGCGGATACCCACCTCCAGGTGGCCGGGAATCAACCGGTAGCGGAACGACGCGGCGCCCGTCAGCACCGTGTTGTAGTTGTTCGGGCGCAGCGTGTAGCCGCTGTCCCCCACCGCCAGCAGGACGTCGTAGCGGTCGCCCTGGTACGTGCCGGACAGGCCCACCGTGTCCCAGAGCAGCGTGCCGGGACGCTGGTCATAGATGTGCAGGTCGTTCCAGCGGTCCTCGAGCGTGCCGAGCTGCCACGTCACCCGGTCCAGCAGGATGTTGCCGGCGCGGACGAAGAGGTAGTCAGCGCTGAAGTTCACCAGTGAGCCATTACCGGGGTCCGCCGAACGAAACGACCTGCCAGAGATACGGGAGTGGACCTCGGCCCACACCTCGTCGGTCCCCGGCGTGGCCTGCAACGCGTCCAGACGGAGGTTGAGCTCACCGTAAGGGCTTTCGTTGAGGAGCCGACCGTAGAGCCAGTAATAGCCCAGTTGGCCCGAGCCGCCCGCGAAGTCCGGGCGGGTCATGATGCGGAAGTAACCCGCGGCCCCGAAGCGATCGCGAGGCGCATCGGCCAGGGCAATGAGTGGCAGGAACGTCAACAGGATGGCGCCGAGGCGCGCAGGCAGGACTCGCATGGGCGGGCCCCGCTTATAGCGCAACCTGCTTGCCTGCCTACTCCGCACGCAGGACGACGATGGTTCTTTCCGGCATCCCGTACGTCGGACCGTTCACTGGTGACGGTGCATCAAGCCACGAGTTACCCGTGGACCGGCTATCCAGGCCCGCCGTCGTGAGATAGGCGGAGCTGTCGAAGTACGCCTGCGTGTCGATGAGCCGCGTCCACTTGCGGCCTTCGGGCAGCGTGAACGTCACCGCGCGGGGCTCCATGTTGATGAGCACCAGCAACTCCGGCCCGTAGGACGCGTCGTGATAGTGAATCATCAACTGCTTGCTGTCCCACGCCGCCTCCGTGTTCTGCGCGCTCTTCCAGGCCAGCGGCGCGCCCTTGCCGTAGTCCTTCGGAGCGAAGGCATAGGCATGCTCCTTGCGCAGGCGGATGGCAGCCTTCACGAACTCGAACATGCGGTGACGTTCGTCGCGCGCCAGGTACGTACCCCACTGGTACCAGTTGAAGGGGTTGTCGGACAGCGTGGAGTAGGCGTTGTTGTTCCCCAACTGCGTGCGCATCCACTCGTCGCCGCCCAGGATCATCGGCGTGCCGTGGCTGATCATCATCGACATGAAGGCATTGCGAATCATCTGCCGCCGCATGCTCTCCGCGCGCTCGTCGCCAATCGGCCCCCAGTTGCGGGAACGGTTGTGCTCCTCGCCGCTGACCTTGTCGCAGAAGGGACTGTTCGGTGTGTCACAGCACACCGGGTTCAGCGGACCGCAGCGGTTCTGCTTCTCGTCGTACGCGAACAGGTCGTACATGGTGAAGCCGTCGTGCACGGTGATGAAGTTCATGGAGTGATACGGGCGGCGGCCATTGCGCTCGAACCACTCCTGGCTGCCGTACATCAGGAAGCCGCCGTCCACGGTGCCAGGCCGGCCGCACAGCGAACCCTCGTTGGAGTTGAGCTTCCAACCATCCTGGTTCATGAACGCGCGCCACCAGTCGCGGAAGCGGCCGTTCCACTCGTACCAGCCATTGCCCGGCTGCGTCTTGGCGTTGGGGAACTCGCCCAGCGGCATGCAGTACCAGCCGCCCGCGCTCCACGGCTCGGCCATGATGCGGGTGTTGTACTTCTGGAGCACCGGGTCGTCGATGACGTCCTGGAGCACGGTGTTGCGCGGGTCATCCCAGCGGTTGTAGTCGCCGTCCCGCTCACCCAGGATGGGCGCCAGGTCGAAGCGGAAACCATCCACGTGGAGCTCTTCCACGTAGAAGCGCAGGCTGTCGATGATGAGCTTGCGCGTGGGCCGGTGGTTGGGGCGCGTCTGGTTACCGACGCCAGTGTTGTTCCAATACGTGCGGCGGTCCGGGTTGAGCGCGTAGTACGCTTGGTTGTCGATGCCGCGGAACGAATAGAGGCCAGCCGTCTCCGCGGGGTCCAGGGACTCCAGCGGCTCGCCGGGCATGACGTCATCCGTCTCCAGCTTCTCGCGCCAGAGGCCACCCTCGCCGGTGTGGTTGTAGACGACGTCGATAATCACCTCGATGCCGTGCTTGTGGAGTTGCTCCACCATCCACTTGAACTCGTTGATGACCTGGTGCGGCTCCTTGAAGGCCGCATAGGACAGCTCGGGCGCGAAGAAGTTGATGGTCTGGTAGCCCCAGTAGCCACCGTCCAGCGGCTTCTCGTGGATGGGCAGCAGCTCCACCGCGGTGATGCCCAGCTCGGCCAGGTAGGCCGCCTTCTCACCGAAGCCGCGGTAGGTACCCGGGAAGCGCACACCGCTTGCGGGGTCCGCCGTGAAGCCCTTGGCGTGAACCTCGTAGACGATGAGGTCCTGCCAGCCGTGCCCCTGCCAGTTCTCGTCCTGGCGGTTGGCGCGCCACTGCTGCTCCACCTCGCCCCACTGGTAGTCGCCGCTCTTGACGAGCACGCTCTTGGCGGAGGCCGCGTAAGTCACCTGCGTGCGGGCCGGACCGCTGGCCGTGCTGCCCTTGCTCCAGTCGTGGTCGCGGTGCAGGGCCTTGGAGTACGGGTCCGTGAGCAGTTTGTTCGGATTGAAGCGGTTGCCGTAGACGTCCGCGTCCGCCTTGAAGCCGTGGATGGACCCGGGGAACCACCGCGGGTCGAACTCCCAGTTGGGCCCCCATGCGCGGAAGCCGTAGTGCTGTCCCACGCCTACGCCTTCCACGTAGACGCTCCACACGTCGCCATAGCGTGTCATCTCATAGGCGCGTGCCGGGCGGTTGCTCTCCGGGTCCTCGAAGAGCAGCAGCTCCAGCCGGGTGGCGTTCTCCGAGTACAGGGCGAAGTTCACGCCCTTGTCCACGTAGGTGGGGCCGATCTGGCGAAGGGACTCGATGTCGTCCACCGAGTAGCTCGGGGCCCGAGCAGCACTGTGGTACAGCCGGACGTAGTCGCTCTCGCTACAGCCAGTGATGAACAGGGCGGTGGACAGCGCCGCGCCCACGAGGCGGGACATTCTGTGAGTGCGCATCAGGTAGGCTGACCTCGAGGTCCGGACATGACTCGGCCCGGCAATCAAACTCCGTTTCCATAACAAGCGCCTTCCATGCCTGACAAGGCAGGGCCCGGGTTTCCAATCGGGAACAGACCTTCGTTCACTGGCGCACGCGACGGGAGGATGCAGCGCAAGCAACCAAGGAGGTTTGAGGAAACAAGAAGCGTCCGGGTAAGGTGCGCGACCGTCTTCCCATCAATTTCTCCGAGCACGACTTGTCCGAAGTCACCCTGAGCGGGATCAAGAAGTCGTTTGGCCAGAACCTCATCGTGAAGGGCGTGGACCTTCAGGTGGGTGAAGGTGAATTCCTGGTGATGGTCGGCCCGTCTGGCTGCGGGAAGACGACCTTGCTGCGACTCATCGCAGGCCTGGAACAGGTGGACGCGGGCGAGGTGCGCATTGGCGGCGCCCGGGTGAACGACGTTCCGCCTCGTGACCGCGACGTGGCGATGGTGTTCCAATCCTATGCGCTCTACCCGCACATGACGGTGCGGGAGAATCTGGCCTTCGGCCTGACGCTCCGGAAGTTCCCCGCCGCGGAGATTGCGTCGCGCGTGCAGGAGGTGGCCGGAATGTTGGAGCTGAACCAGCTCCTGGAGCGCAAGCCCAAGGCCCTGTCCGGCGGCCAACGCCAGCGCGTGGCCATGGGGCGAGCCATCGTCCGCCGCCCCAAGGTCTTCCTCTTCGACGAGCCCCTCTCCAACCTGGACACCGCGCTCCGGGTCCAGATGCGCGGCGAGCTGGCGCGGCTGCACCGCCGGCTGGGCGCGACGATGATCTACGTCACCCACGACCAGGTGGAGGCCATGACGCTGGCCACCCGCGTGGCCGTCTTCAATGGCGGGCTCCTCCAGCAGGTGGGCCCGCCGCTGGAGCTCTACAACCGCCCCGCCAACCAGTTCGTCGCGGGGTTCCTCGGCTCCCCGTCCATGAACTTCCTGGAGGCGCGGCGAGAGGGGGCTCAGTTTACCGGCAAGGGCTTCACCCTGCCCTGTCCGGCGGACGTGACCGCGGAGGAAGCCACGGTGCTGCTGGGCCTGCGTCCCCAGGATTTGCGCGTGGAGTCCCAGGGGCCCCTCACCGGCACCGTGGACGCCGTGGAGCGACTGGGCTTCGACGGGTACGCCTTCGTCAAAACGGAAGCCGGACTGGTGGCGGCTCGCTTCGACAAGGGCGTGAACGTCTCGGTGGGTGACAAGGTGCACCTGGCCCCCGTGGCGGACGCGCTGCACGTCTTCTCCAAGGACGGCGCGAAGGCGCTGCGCCATCCGGAGCAGCGCGCCGCGCTGGAGATCGCGTCGTGAGCCGGTGGCTCGGCCTGGCGCTGCTCGCCACGGCGCTGAGCGCGCACGCGGCGCCTGCGGCGGAGAAGCCGCTGAAGCTGTGGCACGCGTACCGCGGCGGCGAGGAGATGGCGCTCGTCCAGGCCACGGAGCTCTTCACCTCGAAGACGGGCGTCCAGGTGGAGCTGCTCGCCCTGCCCTACGACGCCTACGCTGCCAAGCTGACCAACGCCATTCCCCATGGCGTGGGCCCGGACGTCTTCATCTTCAACCACGAGCGGCTGCTCAACTTCCACGCGATGCACCTGGTGGCTCCCGCCAGTGGCCTGGCGCGCGAGGACTACTTCCCCAACGCCGTGGAGGCGCTGGAGGTGGATGGCCAGGTGTACGGCTATCCCATGTCGCTCAAGTCGCTAGCGCTCTACGTCAATACGAAGCTCGTGCCCCAGCCGCCAGAGACGACGGACGCGCTGCTGGCGATGCTGCCCGCGCTGTCGGACGCGGACGCGGGCCGCTTCGGGCTGGCCTACGAGAGCGGCGACTTCTACTTCCACGCGGGGTTCCTCTTCGGCTTCGGCGGCGAGCTGTTCGATGCAAACGGCCGCGCGAGCTTCGACACACAGGGGATGGCCCGTTCCCTGGCCTTTGTGAAGGACCTGCAGGACCAGCGCTTCATTCCCCAGGAGGCATCGGGCGCGCTGGTGAAGAGCCTCTTCAACGACGGCCGTGCCGCCATGATCATCAGCGGGCCGTGGTTCGCTGGGGAGATTGCCCCCCAGGTGGACTACCGCGTGGTGGGGCTGCCGGCGGTGAGCACCACGAACATCCCCATCCGCCCCTTCCTGGGCGTGGAGACGGCCTACGTATCCGCGCGCTCCGAGCGAGCGGAGCAGGCCCAGGCGCTGGCGCGCTTCATCTCCCTGGGCGAGGCCTCTCGCGTGCGAGCCATGGTGGGCCGGCAGATTCCGGCGGACGTGGCCGCGTACACGCTGAAGGAGGTGCGGGAGGACACGCTCATCTCCTCCTTCCGCGAGGCGGCCCGCCACGCCACGCCCATGCCCAACACGCTGGAGATGGCGCGCGTCTGGGAGCCCATGAAGCTGGCGCTGCGCGCGGTGCTCCAGGGCGGCACCGCGCCCCAGGACGCCGGCGCGCTGGCGGACCGGCGCTACCGCGCGCTGCACCGCGAGCGCCCTCCCGACGCCAGCCCTCTGCCCTGGCTGGGATTGGTGGGCGCCATGGCGCTGGGCGGCTCCGTCTGGGTCCTGCGGCGCCCGGCGGCGACGCTGCCTTTCAAGCAGCGGTACCCTGACGTGGCGCAGGCGGTGGCGTACATCACCCCCGCGGCGACTGGCGTGGCGCTGCTGGTGTTCGTCCCCTTCGCGGTGGGTCTCAGCCTGTCGCTGTTCCACCACGAGGCGGGGGGATACGCCTTCGTGGGCCTGGCCAACTTCGTGGATATCCTGGCCAGCCGCGGCTACAGCATCACCGAGCCCCTCTCCTTCTATTTCACGCTGGCCGTGACGCTACTGTGGGCGGTGGTCAACGTGGTGCTCCACGTCAGCATCGGCCTGTTCCTGGCGCTGCTGTTGAAGGATCCGCTGCTGAAGCTGCGGGGTGTCTACCGGGTGCTGCTCATCATCCCCTGGGCCGTGCCCAACTACATCACCGCGCTCATGTGGAAGGGCATGTTCCACCGGCAGTTCGGCGCCATCAACGGCCTGCTGGTCGCCCTGGACCTGGAGCCGGTGAGCTGGTTCACGCGCTTCTCCACAGCCT
This region of Myxococcus xanthus genomic DNA includes:
- a CDS encoding extracellular solute-binding protein; translated protein: MSRWLGLALLATALSAHAAPAAEKPLKLWHAYRGGEEMALVQATELFTSKTGVQVELLALPYDAYAAKLTNAIPHGVGPDVFIFNHERLLNFHAMHLVAPASGLAREDYFPNAVEALEVDGQVYGYPMSLKSLALYVNTKLVPQPPETTDALLAMLPALSDADAGRFGLAYESGDFYFHAGFLFGFGGELFDANGRASFDTQGMARSLAFVKDLQDQRFIPQEASGALVKSLFNDGRAAMIISGPWFAGEIAPQVDYRVVGLPAVSTTNIPIRPFLGVETAYVSARSERAEQAQALARFISLGEASRVRAMVGRQIPADVAAYTLKEVREDTLISSFREAARHATPMPNTLEMARVWEPMKLALRAVLQGGTAPQDAGALADRRYRALHRERPPDASPLPWLGLVGAMALGGSVWVLRRPAATLPFKQRYPDVAQAVAYITPAATGVALLVFVPFAVGLSLSLFHHEAGGYAFVGLANFVDILASRGYSITEPLSFYFTLAVTLLWAVVNVVLHVSIGLFLALLLKDPLLKLRGVYRVLLIIPWAVPNYITALMWKGMFHRQFGAINGLLVALDLEPVSWFTRFSTAFAANVVTNTWLGFPFMMVVALGALQSIPQELYEAAEVDGASKWTQFRRITLPLLRPAMLPAVILGSVWTFNMFNIIYLVSGGEPGGGTDILVSEAYRWAFQRNEQYGFAAAYSVLIFVVLLVWSAFTRRLMRSSSEVMG
- a CDS encoding ABC transporter ATP-binding protein, whose protein sequence is MSEVTLSGIKKSFGQNLIVKGVDLQVGEGEFLVMVGPSGCGKTTLLRLIAGLEQVDAGEVRIGGARVNDVPPRDRDVAMVFQSYALYPHMTVRENLAFGLTLRKFPAAEIASRVQEVAGMLELNQLLERKPKALSGGQRQRVAMGRAIVRRPKVFLFDEPLSNLDTALRVQMRGELARLHRRLGATMIYVTHDQVEAMTLATRVAVFNGGLLQQVGPPLELYNRPANQFVAGFLGSPSMNFLEARREGAQFTGKGFTLPCPADVTAEEATVLLGLRPQDLRVESQGPLTGTVDAVERLGFDGYAFVKTEAGLVAARFDKGVNVSVGDKVHLAPVADALHVFSKDGAKALRHPEQRAALEIAS
- the hemE gene encoding uroporphyrinogen decarboxylase — encoded protein: MNDRLLRAARRQPTDTTPVWLMRQAGRYLPEYRAIRGNIAFLDLCKHPDLAAEVTVQPVTRLGVDAAIIFSDILIPVEAMGITLELGDKGPHFPDPVRSAADIDKLGVPDPVEGTGFVAEAIRRTRKALNDSVPVIGFAGAPFTLAAYMVEGGGSKSYILIKRLMFEQPELAHRLFGKLTDTLIPYLKMQVEAGASIVQIFDSWGGALSPWDYERFCIPYLKRMVSELKATGVPVIVFGVGMSSHLSLLKSTGADVVGLDWTLPMDEGRKVLGPDVAVQGNLDPLHLFLPREELDGRVKDILRRAGPEGHIFNLGHGILPPTDPDAAKFLVEAVHRHGVALRQGTLGA
- a CDS encoding glycogen debranching protein gives rise to the protein MSRLVGAALSTALFITGCSESDYVRLYHSAARAPSYSVDDIESLRQIGPTYVDKGVNFALYSENATRLELLLFEDPESNRPARAYEMTRYGDVWSVYVEGVGVGQHYGFRAWGPNWEFDPRWFPGSIHGFKADADVYGNRFNPNKLLTDPYSKALHRDHDWSKGSTASGPARTQVTYAASAKSVLVKSGDYQWGEVEQQWRANRQDENWQGHGWQDLIVYEVHAKGFTADPASGVRFPGTYRGFGEKAAYLAELGITAVELLPIHEKPLDGGYWGYQTINFFAPELSYAAFKEPHQVINEFKWMVEQLHKHGIEVIIDVVYNHTGEGGLWREKLETDDVMPGEPLESLDPAETAGLYSFRGIDNQAYYALNPDRRTYWNNTGVGNQTRPNHRPTRKLIIDSLRFYVEELHVDGFRFDLAPILGERDGDYNRWDDPRNTVLQDVIDDPVLQKYNTRIMAEPWSAGGWYCMPLGEFPNAKTQPGNGWYEWNGRFRDWWRAFMNQDGWKLNSNEGSLCGRPGTVDGGFLMYGSQEWFERNGRRPYHSMNFITVHDGFTMYDLFAYDEKQNRCGPLNPVCCDTPNSPFCDKVSGEEHNRSRNWGPIGDERAESMRRQMIRNAFMSMMISHGTPMILGGDEWMRTQLGNNNAYSTLSDNPFNWYQWGTYLARDERHRMFEFVKAAIRLRKEHAYAFAPKDYGKGAPLAWKSAQNTEAAWDSKQLMIHYHDASYGPELLVLINMEPRAVTFTLPEGRKWTRLIDTQAYFDSSAYLTTAGLDSRSTGNSWLDAPSPVNGPTYGMPERTIVVLRAE
- a CDS encoding alpha-amylase family glycosyl hydrolase translates to MVVSLTAALAAVTLAACLPRAAPPPLAPSGTVVAVAYVRDDARRAGVVADVPEGLKQRIAETLARRNLRVEVVPYADYAAYFAKVRDSQRRFEMLKALTPEAPLHLLVETRVSFFSQVGGRFSWDISVRTTGARADSAMAPTVVTQDYGAALQFDQQREDDAQLEVATQIAGQAGALFDSFLASPFLVPDTDGGPGTVPGLDAPAGPGIEPGTGTPAVPEPYRGSWEPPAGDAVYFVMVDRFSNGDPKNDGAVDLEDAQAFHGGDLQGVIDRLDGLQQLGVRTVWLSPVFQMRTDKFHGYGAFHGYWVEDFGRVEPRFGDEALLKTLAAELRRRDMRLVLDVVLNHVGPGTRLSRERPDWFHGLGPIKDWGDSRELVMGDVHGLPDLAVEKEDVYAHLLAHSRRWVDVLQPAGFRLDAVKHMPTSFWARYNDDLRQHAGPDFLLLGEMLDGDPVLLSNTMKEGRFGTMFDFPLAFALVDVFCRDRSPSHLGAILFNDRLYPAPGSLVTMVDNHDLPRVMSECGGDVERVKRALAVQLTARGVPALTYGTEEGLTGAKEPENRGDMRFTNHPLRSWIGGLLALRRGSAALQRGETMILAAREDLFAYARVTADEVVVIAVNTRDSAVDVPLPDGLAGAKLEPLALAPPLAAGGAGFMRVPAGEVALARLTPPAAGGFATAAKLAGLRWRGLGTRRQVELAVGDPSVRLVGSGPEMGGWKPERSLRPGPEGFALSLPVGAVFEYKLLRGGSQGSFDWEDGANRLLFVDEGTGPLRQTLAWSQR